One region of Termitidicoccus mucosus genomic DNA includes:
- a CDS encoding Ig-like domain-containing protein → MNHSNPLSNVWLPCLAAMLFSLCGGSVVHAAEPLCARVTIKLSQRLTLERQAFEGTLAISNGLAQPIEDFAVTLWFRNADGEAVAYATPGDEPEGALFFVRLKDDSWNPSTDGTIPADHTREAVYLMIPAPGAAGEQPDGLRYMVGATLSYRIGTSVRHVEMQPEEIQVRPMPDLLLQYFLPGDMVGDHPMTTEPEASEPAVFGLRVVNQSAWATAQNVKVESNQPEIVSNDLGLLIDFRITGCQVNGKDFSSSLLADLGNIGPHGSAMAYWSLVSSLAGRFTRVHGTVTHADKLGGALTSLVQGDDPMVRRLVGRVRVDLPGRDALDDYLAVESFTADTGTARVFESDNAVLSTDVITLRAGDSRLSYTLNGDAVMVAADEVAGTLFYAKIPLEASTWATAKVTRSDGKRLLPQNAWISKTYQPAGGWQLHLNLFDTQKQETHRYNAVLSGAAPSENTPPVLQFMPDTNALTIEAGRLLTLQVTAMDADGDAVRITAPELPAGASYTPASDSSGTLNWRPLAGQEGPYSLRFMASDGLASVFRAIGIQVKEASSLIWDWNAWVGRNWPGVIDPAIIGPEVDPDHDGLTNLLEYAMDTDPRSGVLTVQPQPEILIRDDQPHLALRYRLRSDDPSLRIRVEVTDDFFTWHPAAGAAEKAVSDLPGLTGMTDEWLWVEERPVEGNTGARALRLIVTREDSEE, encoded by the coding sequence ATGAACCATTCCAACCCCCTTTCAAACGTTTGGCTCCCCTGCCTGGCTGCAATGCTTTTTTCCCTCTGCGGCGGATCGGTTGTTCATGCCGCCGAGCCCCTGTGCGCCCGGGTGACAATCAAGCTCAGCCAGCGGTTGACCTTGGAGCGCCAGGCGTTCGAGGGCACGCTGGCCATCAGCAACGGGCTGGCGCAGCCCATTGAGGATTTTGCCGTCACTCTCTGGTTTCGCAATGCGGACGGGGAGGCCGTCGCCTATGCCACGCCTGGCGACGAGCCCGAGGGCGCGCTCTTTTTTGTCCGGCTCAAGGACGACTCTTGGAATCCGTCCACGGACGGAACGATTCCGGCGGATCATACCCGCGAGGCGGTTTACCTCATGATACCCGCGCCGGGGGCGGCCGGAGAACAGCCCGATGGCTTGCGTTACATGGTGGGCGCGACGCTTTCATATCGCATCGGGACATCAGTCAGGCATGTGGAAATGCAGCCGGAGGAGATACAGGTGCGCCCGATGCCCGACCTGCTTCTCCAGTATTTTCTGCCGGGCGACATGGTGGGCGACCATCCCATGACAACGGAGCCGGAGGCATCGGAGCCTGCGGTTTTCGGACTCCGCGTGGTCAATCAGTCCGCATGGGCGACCGCGCAAAACGTCAAGGTGGAATCCAACCAGCCCGAGATCGTGTCGAACGATTTGGGACTGCTGATTGATTTCAGGATCACCGGCTGCCAGGTGAACGGGAAGGATTTTTCGAGCAGCTTGCTGGCCGATCTGGGCAATATCGGGCCGCACGGCAGCGCAATGGCTTACTGGTCGCTGGTATCCTCGCTTGCGGGACGTTTCACTCGGGTTCACGGGACGGTGACCCATGCGGACAAACTGGGCGGAGCCTTGACTTCACTGGTGCAAGGCGACGATCCCATGGTCCGCCGGCTTGTCGGCAGAGTGCGCGTGGATTTGCCCGGGCGCGATGCCTTGGATGATTACCTGGCCGTGGAGAGTTTTACGGCGGACACCGGCACGGCGCGTGTTTTCGAGTCGGACAATGCCGTTTTGAGCACGGATGTCATCACGCTGCGCGCGGGGGATTCCCGTTTGTCCTACACGCTGAATGGCGATGCGGTCATGGTGGCCGCCGACGAGGTTGCGGGAACGTTGTTTTACGCCAAAATTCCGCTGGAAGCCTCCACGTGGGCCACGGCCAAAGTCACCCGCTCCGACGGCAAGCGCCTGCTTCCGCAAAATGCATGGATTTCCAAAACCTACCAGCCTGCGGGCGGATGGCAGCTGCATCTCAACCTCTTCGACACACAAAAGCAGGAGACGCACCGGTATAATGCCGTTCTGTCCGGCGCGGCGCCGTCCGAAAACACACCGCCGGTCTTGCAGTTCATGCCGGACACGAATGCGCTCACAATCGAGGCGGGCCGACTGCTCACGCTCCAAGTAACGGCAATGGACGCGGATGGTGACGCGGTCCGCATCACCGCGCCTGAACTGCCCGCCGGGGCTTCCTACACTCCCGCGTCCGATTCGTCCGGCACATTGAACTGGCGTCCTTTGGCCGGACAGGAGGGACCGTATTCCCTGCGGTTCATGGCTTCTGACGGGCTGGCATCGGTCTTCCGAGCCATCGGGATTCAAGTCAAAGAAGCCTCCTCATTGATATGGGATTGGAACGCATGGGTCGGGCGAAACTGGCCGGGAGTCATTGATCCAGCCATCATCGGTCCCGAGGTTGATCCCGACCATGACGGACTGACCAATCTGCTGGAATACGCGATGGACACCGACCCGCGCTCCGGCGTGCTGACCGTCCAGCCGCAGCCTGAAATCCTCATTCGCGACGACCAACCGCATCTGGCCTTGCGTTATCGGTTGCGTTCGGATGACCCGAGTCTGCGCATTCGGGTGGAAGTCACCGATGACTTTTTCACCTGGCATCCGGCCGCTGGCGCTGCTGAAAAAGCAGTCTCCGATCTTCCCGGCCTGACCGGGATGACGGACGAATGGCTTTGGGTGGAGGAACGTCCGGTCGAAGGAAATACCGGGGCGCGTGCATTGCGCCTGATCGTCACCCGCGAGGATTCCGAGGAGTAA
- a CDS encoding fibronectin type III domain-containing protein codes for MLTRPNGGVSQDWVARLDGTIIGRADSNGNPYWYPWSYLGRGAAYSNSFWAGDIAEVLVYDRALSQEEREETERYLRSRHAFGLPDEPATPKAPTVDILDSTRVIVGWELPLQPASCELQRRAQSGGEWEDIFVVGRQSVLNTGLTPGASYLYRLRARNAGGISAWSAEASVTMPEFGAQGVPFDGLRLWLHPAGTNGSGNAVQTWNDWSGNKTHAAAANAAARPQLVSGVLGGRSVVRFDGTVSQLAFPTSAFSGAREMEQYVVLKAKTGAPAGRQAYALGHYGAAVQYPAADGTIRDNLGKLGTPETISFPAGTNAWDWHVYHTRVTAQSRLARVDGQLVHQSTGISSIYTYPWSYLGKVGSNAWAGDIAEVLVYERALTVAEHTAVQNYLAQKYQLSPLAAPEPVSVPDGIAVALTATDAITVTWNTVPEAGVSYELQVRAPGREYRTLAVLPSGTTSHTHTDLNPETDYTYRVRVRAPLGISAWSLEAATTTPALPPPTANDQPPSTGLRLWLQAGVGLTLDEQGMVARWADQSGRGNHAGHMPDGDYWIWSGLTPVEDSQLGTVVRSEYGDGLPLPALMNEATGGEVFLVVKADDSYDSVTPFTLGHTFYYPQWRDYYYDPENPYSETDIISDSFGRSTTVDMTVPENKPVRGHWRLYNVSASADGWAARLDNEPLGEAEGGPLVFGSYGTIGGGMGGPTEIAEILVYHRALGQTEKESVAAYLGQKYQLNVVLPPELQPPAAPSDLTATATGQTSIALAWTASATEGAAYELERKAGGSDSTAPYGKIADLAAGATSHTDIGLTPATTYTYRLRAVKDGRTSSFTLGVTATTDDPQPVSSNLRLWLKADAGVVTDGAGKVSQWTDQSGRNNHASQNTADARPQPVAAATPGGVPAVRFDGTDSHLSFGNLYTIPSGSPSAEVFVVLRAQQGGTAGRYAFALSHHGGLKYPASDGVLSDDFGRLVNPVSLAVPNGVDLSGWHIYNAANGGASRDWVARLDGAIIGRADSNGNPYWYPWSYLGRGAAYSNSFWAGDIAEVLVYDRALSQEEREQTEYYLRSRHGFGQPAVPATPAAPTVDVLSATRALISWEMMAQPATCELQRREQPNGTWEDISVAGRLSVLDEGLMPGTAYAYRLRARNAGGVSAWSADVSVTMPTAGEQGVPFDGMRLWLHPAGTDANGDGAVQTWSDWSGRKTHATAANAAARPQLVPGVWGGRSVVRFDGAGQLGFPTSSFSGAREMEQFVVLKAKAGSPAGRRAYALGHYGSAVQYPAPDGTIRDNLGQLTGNAEVIPFPAETNAHGWHVYHTRLTAQSRLARVDGQLVHQSAGISSIYTYPWSYLGKVSGDGWAGDIAEVFVYDRALTVAEHAAVQNYLVQKYQLPPPAAPEPVSTPTGISASVSAPDTITVTWDTVPEAGSSYELQVLLPGREYRTLAVLPPGTTSHAHTDLNPDATYTYRIRTRAPLGISAWSEEASATTPALPPPADGQPPSTGLRLWLRADIGLTLDDQGMVAHWADQSGRGNHAGQMPSEDYWIWSGLTPTEDPQLGPVVQAEGWSDGLPLPALMNEATGGEVFVVLKTSDSYDDITPFTLGHTFYYPRWRDYYYDPENPYPETDIIADSFGRSAAIDMAVPEGKPIRDHWRLYNVNASTNGWAARLDHELLGEADGGPLVFGQYGTIGGGMGGPTQIAEILVYHRALGEAERETVAAYLGQKYQLDVVLPPGTQPPAPPENFTATATGQTTIALAWTASPTEGSAYELERKLGDAGSTAPYTKIADIAADTTSHTDTGLSSAATYTYRLRAVKAGLHSGYTAEAVATTKLTVPDNFTAEAVAWNTVSLSWMPVPESGATYELERKPAAGEGGFENIAGLPAGTAAHTDAGLSPETGYIYRLRAVLGGNVSDYTGALLVTTPPQPPQPPGPPASLTAATTSANNIELAWTASPTEGAAYELERKTGDGSFEKIADLGSGVVFHLDAGLAGGMIYTYRIRAAKGGIFSDYSEEVQVRMVGNAPDAVIVSPIDGTTLAWNQALAIECVATPADDANPIAKLRLFRDGIPVAESDQSSLELVLPSVEPGVHSLAVLATTVWGAEKWSDPVTINVTAQLENSPAPSTYSPSYGVVWRQLAPMAGSEAGVTEVGMPLRTAAWWQGKVTGVSGQQVQVDLGSDSQLPDFFASGNTAMMEVLDSPTSTGMFFTVTGVDGDTWLCAVNAPVQAGDIVAVRPLSGLDEIVSKATNESWPGSDIPATADTVELNRVSISPEGWPVAGGIFTAYYKDASSQWRASDSSAPEVPLVFPGQSLRITRKTGHPVTWMQTGNVRKWTALTARLSPGAQWVSADNLVPLPLKRWPWGASSSNGQLVGGTDPLQSDLVSASVADGRHVFYLHREDGTEWEWRRADAPEFPAGHELVTPLSTFEINSFPSGGDPVRLSLPRGF; via the coding sequence ATGTTAACACGCCCTAATGGCGGAGTCTCGCAGGATTGGGTGGCGAGGCTGGACGGGACGATCATCGGGAGGGCGGACTCGAACGGAAATCCCTATTGGTATCCGTGGAGTTATCTGGGAAGAGGCGCTGCATACTCCAATTCCTTTTGGGCGGGTGACATTGCGGAGGTGCTTGTGTATGACCGCGCGCTTTCGCAGGAGGAGCGGGAAGAGACCGAACGTTACTTGCGCAGCCGCCATGCCTTCGGATTGCCCGATGAGCCGGCTACTCCGAAAGCGCCGACAGTGGACATTCTGGACTCGACCCGAGTAATAGTCGGTTGGGAGCTGCCGCTACAACCGGCCTCATGCGAGTTGCAGCGCCGTGCGCAGTCTGGCGGGGAGTGGGAAGATATTTTTGTCGTAGGACGGCAATCTGTGCTGAATACCGGGCTGACGCCCGGGGCGAGCTACCTGTATCGGTTGCGAGCGCGCAACGCCGGTGGCATCAGCGCGTGGAGCGCGGAGGCGTCCGTCACGATGCCGGAATTCGGCGCGCAGGGAGTGCCATTTGATGGCTTGCGTCTGTGGCTGCATCCGGCGGGAACAAATGGGAGCGGCAATGCCGTGCAAACGTGGAACGACTGGAGCGGTAACAAAACCCATGCCGCCGCTGCGAATGCGGCTGCCCGCCCGCAATTGGTATCTGGTGTGTTGGGAGGCCGTTCTGTGGTGCGTTTTGACGGGACTGTCAGCCAGCTTGCTTTCCCGACGAGTGCCTTCAGCGGGGCGCGAGAAATGGAGCAGTACGTCGTCCTGAAGGCAAAAACAGGAGCGCCCGCTGGACGGCAGGCTTATGCGCTCGGGCACTATGGGGCAGCGGTGCAATATCCTGCCGCAGACGGCACCATTCGTGATAATCTGGGAAAACTCGGCACTCCCGAAACCATCTCGTTCCCGGCAGGGACGAATGCCTGGGATTGGCATGTGTATCATACCCGGGTCACGGCACAAAGCCGGCTGGCGCGGGTGGACGGGCAGCTTGTGCACCAAAGCACGGGAATCAGTTCCATTTATACCTATCCGTGGAGCTATCTCGGAAAGGTCGGGAGCAACGCATGGGCCGGAGACATTGCGGAAGTGCTCGTTTACGAGCGCGCGCTCACAGTGGCCGAGCACACTGCCGTACAAAATTATCTGGCACAAAAATACCAATTGTCTCCACTGGCCGCCCCGGAGCCAGTTAGTGTGCCGGATGGTATCGCTGTCGCGCTCACTGCGACCGACGCGATTACCGTCACATGGAATACCGTGCCTGAGGCCGGTGTGTCTTATGAGCTGCAAGTGCGCGCGCCCGGGCGTGAATATCGCACTCTGGCGGTGCTGCCGTCCGGCACAACAAGCCACACGCACACCGATCTGAATCCGGAGACGGATTATACTTATCGCGTTCGCGTCCGCGCGCCGCTGGGCATTTCGGCATGGAGCTTGGAGGCTGCCACGACGACTCCGGCATTGCCGCCACCAACCGCAAACGACCAACCTCCATCGACGGGACTGCGACTCTGGTTGCAAGCCGGCGTTGGACTCACCTTGGATGAGCAAGGGATGGTGGCGCGCTGGGCGGATCAAAGCGGACGCGGCAACCACGCCGGCCACATGCCCGACGGGGACTATTGGATATGGAGCGGGCTGACGCCCGTCGAAGACTCGCAACTCGGCACTGTGGTGCGCTCCGAATACGGAGACGGCCTGCCGCTGCCCGCGCTCATGAACGAGGCCACCGGCGGGGAAGTTTTCCTCGTGGTCAAGGCGGATGACAGCTACGACAGTGTTACGCCATTTACGCTTGGACACACGTTTTATTATCCGCAGTGGCGGGATTATTATTACGACCCGGAAAATCCGTATTCCGAAACGGACATCATATCGGACAGCTTTGGCCGTTCCACGACTGTTGACATGACCGTGCCGGAGAACAAACCAGTGCGCGGACACTGGCGGCTTTATAATGTGAGCGCATCGGCAGACGGTTGGGCCGCGCGACTGGATAACGAGCCGTTGGGCGAAGCGGAAGGAGGGCCGTTGGTGTTTGGATCCTATGGAACCATTGGCGGCGGCATGGGAGGGCCGACGGAAATTGCGGAGATACTTGTGTATCATCGTGCGCTGGGCCAGACGGAGAAAGAATCAGTGGCGGCCTACCTCGGGCAGAAATACCAGCTGAATGTCGTCCTTCCGCCGGAATTGCAACCGCCTGCCGCGCCAAGCGACCTTACCGCGACTGCCACCGGCCAGACCTCCATCGCGCTCGCATGGACGGCGAGCGCGACCGAGGGAGCGGCCTATGAACTGGAGCGCAAGGCCGGCGGCAGCGATAGCACCGCCCCCTACGGCAAGATTGCTGATCTCGCTGCTGGCGCCACGAGCCACACGGACATCGGACTTACGCCCGCGACAACTTACACTTACCGCCTGCGCGCCGTAAAGGACGGCCGCACCTCCAGTTTTACCCTCGGAGTGACTGCCACCACGGATGATCCCCAACCGGTGTCAAGTAACTTGCGTTTGTGGTTGAAGGCAGACGCGGGTGTGGTGACGGACGGTGCGGGGAAAGTCAGCCAGTGGACTGACCAGAGCGGACGGAACAATCACGCTAGCCAAAACACGGCAGATGCGCGTCCGCAGCCGGTGGCGGCGGCGACGCCGGGCGGGGTGCCCGCAGTGCGGTTCGACGGGACGGACAGCCATCTGTCGTTTGGCAATTTATACACAATCCCTTCCGGCTCGCCCTCCGCGGAGGTGTTTGTGGTGCTCAGGGCGCAACAGGGCGGGACGGCGGGTCGTTATGCCTTTGCGCTGAGCCATCACGGCGGGTTGAAGTATCCGGCAAGCGATGGTGTGTTGAGCGATGATTTTGGACGGCTGGTAAATCCTGTTTCACTGGCAGTGCCAAATGGTGTCGATTTGTCCGGCTGGCATATCTACAATGCGGCCAACGGCGGTGCATCGCGGGACTGGGTGGCGAGGCTGGACGGGGCGATCATCGGGCGGGCCGATTCAAATGGAAATCCCTATTGGTATCCGTGGAGTTATCTGGGAAGAGGCGCGGCGTATTCCAATTCCTTTTGGGCGGGTGACATTGCGGAGGTGCTTGTATATGATCGCGCATTGTCGCAGGAGGAGCGGGAACAGACCGAGTATTATTTGCGCAGCCGGCATGGTTTTGGACAGCCCGCAGTGCCTGCCACACCAGCAGCGCCGACGGTGGATGTTCTGAGCGCGACACGGGCGCTGATCAGCTGGGAAATGATGGCGCAGCCTGCCACCTGCGAGTTGCAACGCCGCGAGCAACCCAATGGGACGTGGGAGGATATTTCAGTGGCGGGACGGCTGTCCGTGCTGGACGAGGGGTTGATGCCGGGGACGGCTTACGCATACCGCTTGCGCGCGCGCAATGCCGGCGGGGTGAGCGCATGGAGTGCGGATGTTTCCGTCACGATGCCGACAGCCGGAGAGCAAGGGGTGCCGTTTGATGGAATGCGTCTCTGGCTGCACCCGGCTGGAACGGATGCAAATGGAGATGGCGCGGTGCAGACATGGAGCGACTGGAGCGGACGCAAAACGCACGCGACCGCCGCGAATGCCGCCGCCCGTCCTCAATTGGTGCCGGGGGTTTGGGGCGGACGCTCCGTGGTGCGGTTTGACGGGGCCGGCCAGCTTGGTTTTCCAACGAGCTCTTTCAGCGGAGCGAGGGAGATGGAGCAGTTTGTCGTGCTGAAGGCGAAAGCAGGATCACCCGCGGGGCGGCGGGCCTACGCGCTGGGGCACTATGGTTCGGCGGTGCAATATCCCGCGCCCGACGGCACGATCCGGGACAATCTGGGCCAGCTGACCGGCAACGCCGAGGTCATCCCGTTCCCTGCGGAAACCAATGCCCACGGCTGGCATGTGTATCATACCCGGCTCACGGCGCAGAGCCGCTTGGCGAGGGTGGACGGACAGCTTGTGCATCAAAGCGCGGGAATCAGTTCCATTTATACCTATCCGTGGAGTTATCTTGGAAAAGTCAGCGGAGACGGCTGGGCCGGTGACATCGCGGAGGTGTTCGTCTATGATCGCGCGCTCACGGTGGCCGAGCACGCGGCAGTGCAAAATTATCTGGTGCAAAAATACCAGTTGCCGCCGCCAGCCGCACCGGAGCCGGTCAGCACACCGACAGGAATTTCCGCCAGTGTCAGTGCGCCCGATACGATTACCGTGACATGGGATACCGTGCCCGAGGCGGGCTCTTCGTATGAATTGCAAGTGCTCCTTCCCGGACGCGAGTATCGCACGCTGGCGGTGCTGCCGCCTGGCACGACCAGCCACGCGCACACCGATCTGAACCCGGATGCGACCTACACCTACCGCATCCGCACCCGCGCGCCGCTGGGCATCTCGGCGTGGAGCGAGGAGGCATCCGCGACGACTCCGGCCTTGCCGCCGCCTGCGGACGGACAGCCGCCATCGACCGGCTTGCGGCTGTGGCTGCGCGCCGACATCGGCCTTACGCTGGACGATCAGGGCATGGTGGCGCATTGGGCGGACCAGAGCGGACGGGGCAACCACGCCGGCCAGATGCCCAGTGAAGACTATTGGATATGGAGCGGACTGACGCCGACGGAGGATCCGCAACTCGGCCCCGTGGTGCAGGCCGAAGGCTGGTCGGACGGCCTGCCGCTGCCCGCGCTCATGAACGAGGCCACCGGCGGCGAGGTCTTTGTCGTGCTCAAAACGAGTGACAGTTACGACGACATCACGCCGTTCACGCTCGGGCACACGTTTTATTATCCGCGCTGGCGGGATTATTATTACGACCCGGAAAATCCTTATCCCGAAACGGACATCATCGCCGACAGTTTTGGCCGCTCCGCCGCTATAGACATGGCCGTGCCGGAGGGGAAACCGATCCGCGACCACTGGCGGCTTTATAATGTGAACGCGTCCACGAACGGCTGGGCGGCGCGGCTGGATCATGAATTGCTGGGCGAGGCGGACGGCGGGCCGCTGGTGTTCGGCCAATATGGCACTATTGGCGGAGGCATGGGCGGGCCGACGCAAATCGCGGAAATCCTCGTGTATCACCGGGCCTTGGGCGAGGCGGAACGGGAAACGGTGGCCGCCTATCTTGGGCAGAAATACCAGCTGGACGTAGTCCTGCCGCCGGGAACGCAGCCACCCGCCCCGCCGGAAAATTTTACGGCGACCGCCACCGGCCAGACGACCATCGCACTCGCGTGGACGGCCAGCCCGACCGAGGGCTCGGCTTACGAACTGGAACGCAAACTTGGCGACGCCGGCAGTACGGCCCCTTACACCAAAATCGCCGATATCGCCGCGGACACCACCAGCCACACCGACACCGGCCTCTCGTCCGCGGCGACTTACACCTACCGTCTCCGCGCGGTGAAAGCCGGGCTCCATTCCGGTTACACCGCCGAGGCCGTCGCCACCACGAAACTGACCGTCCCCGATAATTTTACCGCCGAGGCTGTGGCATGGAATACCGTCAGCCTCTCGTGGATGCCTGTGCCAGAATCCGGCGCGACCTACGAATTGGAGCGCAAGCCCGCCGCAGGTGAAGGCGGCTTTGAAAACATAGCCGGCCTGCCGGCGGGCACCGCCGCGCACACCGACGCCGGCCTGTCACCAGAAACCGGATACATCTACCGGCTTCGGGCGGTGCTGGGTGGCAATGTGTCGGACTACACCGGCGCGTTGCTCGTGACCACACCGCCGCAGCCTCCGCAACCACCCGGACCGCCCGCCAGCCTCACCGCGGCCACCACCAGCGCCAACAACATTGAACTCGCATGGACGGCCAGCCCGACCGAGGGCGCGGCTTACGAACTGGAACGCAAAACTGGCGATGGCTCTTTTGAAAAGATTGCCGACCTTGGCAGCGGGGTGGTTTTCCACCTTGATGCCGGTCTGGCCGGCGGAATGATCTACACTTATCGCATTCGTGCCGCCAAAGGCGGAATTTTCTCGGACTACAGCGAGGAAGTGCAAGTGCGCATGGTCGGGAACGCACCGGATGCGGTCATTGTTTCACCCATTGACGGGACGACGCTCGCGTGGAACCAGGCGCTGGCAATTGAATGTGTCGCCACGCCTGCCGATGATGCCAATCCCATCGCAAAATTGAGACTCTTCCGTGATGGAATACCGGTGGCGGAGTCCGATCAATCATCACTGGAACTTGTTCTGCCCTCGGTGGAGCCGGGCGTGCATTCCCTGGCTGTTTTGGCAACAACGGTCTGGGGAGCGGAAAAATGGTCCGATCCCGTGACCATCAATGTTACCGCGCAATTGGAAAACTCGCCCGCACCCTCGACTTATTCGCCCTCATACGGAGTGGTTTGGCGGCAGCTGGCACCGATGGCAGGGAGTGAGGCCGGAGTCACGGAAGTTGGAATGCCTCTTCGCACGGCGGCGTGGTGGCAGGGGAAAGTGACCGGCGTTTCGGGACAGCAGGTGCAAGTCGATCTTGGTTCCGACAGCCAGTTGCCGGACTTTTTTGCCTCCGGGAATACCGCCATGATGGAGGTTTTGGATTCCCCGACCTCGACAGGGATGTTTTTCACGGTAACGGGCGTGGATGGCGACACATGGCTGTGTGCTGTGAATGCGCCGGTTCAGGCCGGTGACATCGTCGCGGTGAGGCCCTTGTCAGGATTGGACGAGATCGTTTCCAAAGCGACAAATGAGAGTTGGCCGGGCAGCGATATCCCCGCGACGGCGGATACGGTCGAGCTAAACCGCGTCTCCATCAGCCCGGAGGGATGGCCGGTTGCCGGGGGGATTTTCACCGCCTATTACAAGGACGCCTCCTCGCAGTGGCGCGCGAGTGATTCATCCGCGCCGGAAGTCCCGTTGGTATTTCCCGGCCAGTCCCTGAGAATAACCCGCAAAACAGGTCACCCAGTGACATGGATGCAAACGGGGAATGTCCGCAAATGGACTGCGCTGACCGCCCGCTTGTCTCCCGGCGCCCAATGGGTTTCTGCCGACAATCTCGTCCCCCTGCCACTCAAACGCTGGCCATGGGGGGCATCCTCCTCCAACGGGCAGCTCGTTGGCGGAACCGATCCGCTGCAATCAGACCTCGTTTCCGCCAGTGTGGCCGACGGGAGGCATGTCTTTTATTTGCATCGTGAGGACGGGACCGAATGGGAATGGCGAAGGGCGGACGCGCCTGAATTTCCAGCGGGACATGAACTCGTCACACCGCTTTCCACTTTCGAAATCAATTCGTTCCCGTCCGGCGGCGATCCGGTCCGGTTGAGCCTTCCGCGTGGATTCTAA
- a CDS encoding IS5 family transposase (programmed frameshift), producing the protein MELTKEHLERIKDSLPVERGNVSIDVLSFLNGVLYVAENGCKWRRLPERFGNWHTIYTRMNRWSKSGVWDRVFERLQKEGLVHLELKVVSLDSTSVKVHPDGTGAGEKNGPQAIGKSRGGRNTKIHLAAANDVHALGFRLSPGQNGDGPEGRELIGELGCPRHGCALAMDMAYEGNETRGLACLLGFKPVVPPNPLRRKPWKLNKALYRQRNHVERLFRRIKGFRRVFTRYDKLDVLFRSFVSFALSWLLLNSANRS; encoded by the exons ATGGAACTGACGAAGGAACACCTGGAGAGAATCAAGGACAGCCTGCCGGTGGAGCGGGGCAATGTGAGCATTGATGTGCTGAGCTTTCTAAACGGGGTGCTGTATGTGGCGGAGAACGGGTGCAAATGGAGGAGATTGCCGGAGAGGTTTGGGAACTGGCACACGATCTACACGCGGATGAATCGCTGGAGCAAAAGCGGAGTATGGGACCGGGTGTTCGAGCGGCTGCAGAAGGAAGGGCTGGTGCATCTGGAGCTGAAGGTGGTGTCGCTGGACAGTACCAGCGTGAAGGTCCACCCCGATGGGACCGGGGCGG GAGAAAAAAACGGGCCTCAGGCGATCGGCAAATCACGAGGAGGCCGGAACACCAAGATTCATCTGGCTGCCGCGAATGATGTCCATGCCCTCGGCTTCCGCCTCTCGCCCGGGCAGAACGGCGACGGACCCGAGGGACGCGAGCTGATTGGCGAGTTGGGATGCCCGAGGCATGGATGCGCCCTGGCCATGGACATGGCCTACGAAGGCAACGAAACCCGCGGCTTGGCCTGCCTGCTCGGCTTCAAGCCTGTCGTCCCGCCCAACCCGTTGCGTCGAAAACCCTGGAAACTCAACAAGGCGCTTTACCGCCAGCGCAACCACGTCGAGCGCCTCTTCCGCCGCATCAAGGGCTTCCGTCGCGTCTTCACCCGCTACGACAAGCTCGATGTCCTCTTCCGCTCTTTCGTCTCCTTCGCTCTCTCTTGGCTACTCCTCAATAGTGCTAACAGGTCCTAA